One part of the Heptranchias perlo isolate sHepPer1 chromosome 10, sHepPer1.hap1, whole genome shotgun sequence genome encodes these proteins:
- the srp14 gene encoding signal recognition particle 14 kDa protein, which translates to MVLLESDSFLTELTRLFQKCRTSGSIYLTMKKYDGRTKPVPRKGNPETFDPVDNKCLLRATDGKKKISTVVSSKEVNRFQMAYSNLLRAHMDGLKKKDKKSKSKKTKATQ; encoded by the exons ATGGTGCTGCTGGAGAGCGATTCG TTTCTGACTGAGCTCACCCGGCTTTTCCAGAAATGTCGAACCTCTGGAAGCATTTACCTCACCATGAAGAAAT ATGACGGCCGGACAAAGCCAGTTCCGCGGAAGGGGAACCCTGAAACCTTTGATCCCGTTGACAATAAGTGTCTCCTGCGGGCAACTGACGGGAAGAAGAAGATCAGCACTGTG GTAAGCTCCAAGGAAGTGAACAGATTTCAGATG GCGTACTCGAATCTGCTACGGGCGCACATGGAcggcttgaagaagaaagacaagAAGAGCAAGAGCAAGAAGACCAAGGCCACGCAGTGA